In Pseudomonadota bacterium, the genomic stretch GATGCGCTCAAAGGATTATGGTTAAAATCAATCGAGACAAGAGGGTCCTCAACAATACCCAAAACACCTTTCATTTGCGAATTTGCGGCTTGGCGCATCAAGTTATTTATCTCTTCGATTGAAGTATCCTTTTTGGCAGTAAAGCTGAAATCAATCAACGAGACATTAGGAACTGGAACGCGGATAGCTGTACCGTCCAGCTTACCCTTAAGCTCTGGTAGCACGAGACCTACAGCGCGTGCAGCTCCTGTCGATGTCGGGATCATAGAAAGGGCTGCAGCTCGAGCTCGGCGTTTGTCTGGATGAGTCGTATCGACCAGTCGTTGATCGGCGGTATAACCATGAATTGTTGTCATATAACCGCATGCAATGCCGACAGAGCGAGACAAAACCGACGCAACGGGGGCTAGACAATTAGTTGAACAAGAAGCATTAGAGATGATTTTGTGTCCTGGCGTAAGCTGGTTGTGGTTGACTCCATAAACCACAGTCAAGTCGACGTCGGTGGCTGGAGCGGATATGAGAACTTTTTTAGCACCGGCATCTAAATGTTTTTGCGCTCCTTGCCGGCTTGCAAAACGACCAGAACATTCCATGACCAAATCGACA encodes the following:
- the gap gene encoding type I glyceraldehyde-3-phosphate dehydrogenase, which gives rise to MSLRIAINGFGRIGRLVLRALAEKPQSAFDVVALNDLATIEDNAHLFKYDSIHGRFQNDVKVTDHSIDVGRGPIQVLAEPDPSQLPWQELGVDLVMECSGRFASRQGAQKHLDAGAKKVLISAPATDVDLTVVYGVNHNQLTPGHKIISNASCSTNCLAPVASVLSRSVGIACGYMTTIHGYTADQRLVDTTHPDKRRARAAALSMIPTSTGAARAVGLVLPELKGKLDGTAIRVPVPNVSLIDFSFTAKKDTSIEEINNLMRQAANSQMKGVLGIVEDPLVSIDFNHNPLSASFDISQTQVMGERFCRVLAWYDNEWGFANRMNDVANIISTM